The following are encoded together in the Pygocentrus nattereri isolate fPygNat1 chromosome 3, fPygNat1.pri, whole genome shotgun sequence genome:
- the LOC119263053 gene encoding RNA-binding protein 25-like, with translation DRERQRERERERERDREREREETERETERKRDRERERETERDRERERERERERDRERKRERKRERERERERKRERERETDRQREKERQRERERERDRERERKRDRERERERDREREKERERQREREKERQRERERERDRERQRERERDRERERETERERERERDRERQRERERQRERERERDRERQRERQRERDRQKRERERERER, from the exons gacagagagagacagagagagagagagagagaaagagagagagacagagagagagagagaga agagacagagagagagacagagagaaagagagacagagagagagagagagagacagagagagacagagagagagagagagagagagagagagaaagagacagagagagaaagagagagagaaagagagagagagagagagagagagagagaaagagagagagagagagagagacagacagacagagagagaaagagagacagagagagagagaaagagagagagacagagagagagagagaaagagagacagagagagagaaagagagagagacagagagagagagaaagagagagagagacagagagagagagagaaagagagacagagagagagagaaagagagagagacagagagagacagagagagagagagagagacagagagagagaaagagagacagagagagagagagaaagagagagagacagagagagacagagagagagagagagacagagagagagagaaagagagagagacagagagagacagagagagagacagagagagagagacagacaga agagagagagagagagagagagagagcga
- the LOC119263052 gene encoding RNA-binding protein 25-like: RERERERERERERERERERERERETDRQREKERQRERERERDRERERKRDRERERERDRGDRERERDREREKERETERDRERDRERETDRQREKERQRERERERDRERERKRDRERERDREREKEREKQREREKERQRESERERDRERQRERERQREREREREKERQRERERERDRERQRERETEREKERQRERERERDRERERERDRQTDRERKRDREREKER; the protein is encoded by the exons agagagagagagagagaaagagagagagaaagagagagagagagagagagagaaagagagagagagagagagacagacagacagagagagaaagagagacagagagagagagaaagagagagagacagagagagagagagaaagagagacagagagagagaaagagagagagacagag gagacagagagagagagagagacagagagagagagaaagagagagagacagagagagacagagagagagacagagagagagagacagacagacagagagagaaagagagacagagagagagagaaagagagagagacagagagagagagagaaagagagacagagagagagagagagacagagagagagagaaagagagagagaaacagagagagagagagaaagagagacagagagagagcgaaagagagagagacagagagagacagagagagagagagagacagagagagagagaaagagagagagagaaagagagacagagagagagagaaagagagagagacagagagagacagagagagagagagacagagagagagaaagagagacagagagagagagaaagagagagagacagagagagagagagagagagagacagacagacagacagagagagaaagagagacagagagagagagaaagagaga